A genomic segment from Castor canadensis chromosome 1, mCasCan1.hap1v2, whole genome shotgun sequence encodes:
- the Slc3a2 gene encoding amino acid transporter heavy chain SLC3A2 has protein sequence MDPEPPEPSTGDILVPSQPPDALSGPDVHSPSAGGDSGTMSQDTEVDMKEVELNELEPEKQPMNAPSGSATALSGGGEKNGLVKIKVAEDDAEAEAAAKFTGLSKEELLKVAGSPGWVRTRWALLVLFWIGWLGMLAGAVVIIVRAPRCRELPVQRWWHKGALYRIGDLQAFQGRDAGGLAGLKGHLDYLSSLKVKGLVLGPVHQNQKDDVAGTNLQQIDPTLGSEEDFDNFLQSAKKKSIRIILDLTPNYLGQNSWFFPTQIDIVATKMKEALKFWLQAGVDGFQVRDVENLTNASSFLAEWQNITKSFSEDRLLIAGTDSSDLQQIVSLFESTKDLLLISSYLSNSSYTGEHTKFLVTQYLNATGSYWCSWSLSQTGLMTSFLPPELLRLYQLLFFTLPGTPVFSYGDEIGLQVSALPGQPVEAPIMPWDESSFPDTSGSISANMTVKGQNEDPGSLLSLFQQLSDQRGKERSLLHGDFHTLSSGSGIFSYIRHWDQNERYLVVLNFGDVDLPARLEASNLPASTSLPARADLLLSTQPSRKEGTTLELENLSLDPYEGLLLRFPYVA, from the exons GCACCATGAGCCAGGATACCGAGGTGGATATGAAGGAGGTGGAGCTGAACGAGCTAGAACCTGAGAAGCAGCCGATGAATGCGCCTTCGGGGTCGGCCACGGCTTTGTCGGGCGGCGGGGAGAAGAATGGTCTGGTGAAGATAAAGGTGGCCGAAGACGACGCAGAGGCAGAGGCCGCAGCCAAGTTCACGGGCCTGTCCAAGGAGGAGCTGTTGAAGGTGGCGGGCAGCCCCGGTTGGGTGCGCACCCGCTGGGCACTGCTGGTGCTCTTCTGGATCGGCTGGCTGGGCATGCTGGCCGGCGCTGTGGTCATCATCGTGCGGGCGCCGCGCTGTCGCGAGCTGCCAGTGCAAAGGTGGTGGCACAAAGGCGCCCTCTACCGCATCGGCGATCTTCAGGCCTTCCAGGGCCGGGATGCGGGCGGCCTAGCGG GCCTGAAGGGGCATCTCGATTACCTGAGCTCTCTGAAGGTGAAGGGCCTTGTGCTGGGCCCAGTTCACCAGAACCAGAAGGATGATGTCGCTGGGACCAACTTGCAACAGATTGATCCCACTCTCGGCTCCGAGGAAGATTTTGACAACTTCCTACAATCGGCCAAGAAAAAGA GCATTCGCATCATTCTGGATCTCACTCCCAACTACCTGGGCCAGAACTCATGGTTCTTCCCCACTCAGATTGACATTGTGGCCACAAAGATGAAG GAAGCTCTGAAGTTTTGGCTGCAGGCTGGTGTGGATGGGTTCCAGGTTCGGGATGTGGAGAATCTGACA AATGCATCTTCATTCTTGGCTGAATGGCAGAATATTACCAAGAGCTTCAGTGAAGACAG GCTCTTGATTGCAGGGACTGACTCCTCTGACCTGCAACAGATCGTGAGCCTATTCGAATCCACCAAGGACCTGCTGTTGATTAGCTCGTACTTGTCAAACTCCAGTTACACTGGGGAGCATACAAAATTCCTAGTCACCCAGTATTTGAATGCCACTGGCAGTTACTGGTGCAGCTGGAGT TTGTCTCAGACGGGACTCATGACCTCCTTCTTGCCACCTGAACTCCTCCGACTCTACCAGCTGCTGTTCTTCACCCTGCCAGGGACCCCTGTTTTCAGCTATGGGGATGAGATTGGCCTACAAGTGTCTGCCCTTCCTGGACAG CCTGTGGAGGCCCCGATCATGCCGTGGGATGAATCCAGCTTCCCTGACACCTCAGGATCTATAAGCGCTAACATGACAGTGAAG GGCCAGAATGAAGACCCTGGCTCCCTCCTTTCCCTATTCCAGCAGCTGAGTGACCAGCGGGGTAAAGAGCGCTCCTTGCTTCATGGGGACTTCCACACTCTGTCCTCTGGGTCTGGCATTTTCTCCTATATCCGCCACTGGGACCAGAATGAGCGTTATCTGGTGGTGCTCAATTTTGGGGATGTGGACCTGCCAGCCAGGCTAGAGGCCTCAAACCTGCCTGCCAGCACTAGCCTGCCAGCCAGGGCTGACCTGCTGCTGAGTACCCAGCCAAGCCGCAAGGAGGGCACCACCCTGGAGCTGGAAAACCTAAGCCTGGATCCTTATGAAGGGCTACTGTTGCGTTTTCCATATGTGGCCTGA